A section of the Corynebacterium tuberculostearicum genome encodes:
- a CDS encoding NRAMP family divalent metal transporter, whose product MAGAMFLMATSAIGPGFLTQTSVFTVQMGASFAFAIMLSILVDIAIQLNVWRVLCVTGMRANTLGNTVLPGLGWVLAVFVFIGGAVFNIGNIAGSGLGINAMLGIDSRIGGVIAAAIAIFIFLSKKAGMALDRLVAVLGAVMILLMLYVAVVSQPPVGEALKNTVAPGEIDFFVITTIIGGTVGGYITFAGAHRLIDSGHTGVENVKNITYTSVSGIVVTGIMRMLLFLAVLGVVATGVALSDDNTAADAFYNAAGEFGLRAFGVVLFAAGLSSVIGAAYTSVSFVTSQDTSTRTRNILTIIFIAVCTVVFVAINSAPQKLLIFAGAINGLILPIGFALVMWVAWRRRDLLQGYKYPKWLLIIGTLAWVLTIFIGFKAFSGITELWA is encoded by the coding sequence ATGGCCGGTGCCATGTTCCTTATGGCCACCTCCGCCATCGGTCCGGGATTTTTGACCCAGACCTCGGTCTTTACCGTGCAGATGGGTGCGTCCTTCGCGTTTGCGATTATGCTGTCCATCCTCGTTGATATCGCCATCCAGCTCAATGTGTGGCGAGTTCTCTGCGTGACCGGCATGCGCGCCAATACCTTGGGCAATACCGTGCTCCCCGGCCTGGGCTGGGTGCTTGCCGTATTCGTGTTTATCGGCGGCGCGGTCTTTAATATCGGCAATATTGCCGGTTCTGGCCTGGGCATTAACGCGATGCTGGGCATCGATTCGCGCATCGGTGGCGTCATCGCCGCGGCCATCGCGATCTTCATCTTCCTCTCCAAAAAGGCGGGCATGGCCCTTGACCGTCTCGTCGCGGTCCTGGGTGCGGTCATGATCTTGCTTATGCTCTACGTTGCGGTGGTCAGCCAGCCACCGGTGGGGGAGGCGCTCAAGAATACCGTTGCTCCGGGCGAGATCGACTTCTTCGTCATCACCACCATCATCGGCGGCACCGTGGGTGGTTATATCACCTTTGCCGGCGCGCACCGCCTCATCGATTCCGGCCACACCGGCGTGGAAAACGTCAAGAACATTACCTATACCTCGGTAAGTGGCATAGTGGTCACTGGCATCATGCGCATGCTCCTCTTCTTGGCGGTCCTCGGTGTGGTGGCCACCGGCGTGGCGCTTTCGGACGACAACACCGCGGCCGATGCCTTCTACAACGCTGCAGGCGAGTTTGGCCTGCGTGCCTTCGGCGTGGTCCTCTTCGCGGCCGGTTTGTCCTCGGTTATCGGTGCCGCCTATACCTCGGTATCCTTCGTGACCTCCCAGGACACCTCGACGCGCACCCGCAATATCCTCACCATCATCTTTATTGCGGTGTGCACGGTAGTCTTCGTGGCCATCAACTCCGCGCCACAGAAGTTGCTCATCTTCGCCGGCGCCATCAATGGCCTGATCCTGCCCATCGGTTTCGCCCTCGTGATGTGGGTAGCCTGGCGCCGCCGCGACCTCCTGCAGGGATACAAATATCCCAAGTGGTTGCTGATTATCGGCACCCTGGCGTGGGTGCTCACCATCTTCATCGGCTTCAAGGCTTTCTCCGGCATTACCGAGCTGTGGGCATAA
- a CDS encoding putative hydro-lyase gives MATTAGHARGFMQANLLAVPQEYAFDFLLFAQRNPKPCPIVGVLEAGQYTSELLPGGDIRTDIPAYRVFENGEHTATLADATSYYTPDMVSFLIGCSFTFETALQDNGIEVAHIAQQCNVPMFKTTIPTTPAGIFSGPMVVSMRPIPAAQVSDAVRITSRYPSVHGAPVHVGDPAAIGIEDLSRPDFGDPGEVPEGCLPVFWACGVTPQAIVMESKPRLAITHAPGQMLVTNARDQDFLIP, from the coding sequence ATGGCCACCACCGCCGGGCATGCCCGCGGTTTCATGCAGGCTAACCTGCTGGCCGTGCCGCAGGAATACGCGTTTGATTTCTTGCTCTTTGCCCAGCGAAATCCCAAGCCGTGCCCGATTGTGGGCGTGCTGGAAGCTGGTCAGTACACCTCCGAGCTGCTGCCGGGTGGGGACATCCGCACCGATATTCCGGCCTACCGCGTCTTTGAAAACGGTGAGCATACAGCCACGCTTGCCGACGCCACCTCGTACTACACCCCAGACATGGTCAGCTTCCTTATCGGTTGCTCCTTTACCTTTGAGACTGCGCTGCAGGATAACGGCATTGAGGTCGCCCACATTGCCCAGCAGTGCAATGTGCCGATGTTTAAAACCACGATTCCCACCACCCCGGCCGGTATCTTTTCCGGCCCCATGGTGGTCTCCATGCGCCCGATTCCGGCCGCGCAGGTCTCCGATGCCGTGCGGATTACCTCCCGCTACCCATCGGTCCACGGCGCCCCGGTCCACGTGGGTGACCCAGCGGCCATTGGTATTGAGGATCTGTCCCGCCCCGACTTTGGCGATCCGGGCGAAGTGCCAGAAGGCTGCCTGCCGGTCTTTTGGGCCTGTGGTGTGACCCCGCAGGCCATCGTGATGGAATCTAAGCCGCGCCTAGCTATTACGCATGCGCCGGGCCAGATGCTCGTGACCAACGCTCGGGATCAAGACTTCCTTATTCCCTAA
- a CDS encoding GntR family transcriptional regulator, producing MLSQSVASELREAISAGEFQPGEQLSEVKAAERFHCSRNTLRESFTRLAAERIVERIPNRGVFLATPDADYIRDLFAARAAIEPAAVRWGAFADAPSLVTLTSSAFDYTARGEHQEVSAINQRFHRTLVAALGSPTLNEQMDNLLARMRLTFLLAIPRYPQLHADHIQGNITLATLIADGKRREAATLAHDSLMNTCEKILAVLDD from the coding sequence ATGCTTTCCCAGTCTGTCGCTTCCGAGTTGCGCGAGGCCATCTCCGCCGGCGAGTTCCAGCCGGGCGAGCAGCTCAGCGAGGTCAAGGCGGCCGAGCGCTTTCACTGCTCGCGCAATACCCTCCGCGAGTCTTTCACTAGGCTTGCCGCGGAGCGCATTGTCGAGCGCATCCCCAACCGCGGCGTTTTCCTCGCCACGCCGGATGCAGACTATATCCGCGACCTCTTTGCCGCCCGCGCGGCCATCGAACCGGCGGCGGTGCGGTGGGGCGCTTTTGCCGACGCCCCCTCGCTCGTCACCCTCACTTCCTCCGCCTTCGACTACACGGCACGCGGCGAGCACCAAGAAGTCTCCGCCATCAACCAACGCTTCCACCGCACGCTGGTGGCCGCGCTGGGCTCGCCTACGCTGAACGAGCAGATGGACAACCTGCTCGCCCGCATGCGGCTCACCTTCCTGCTGGCAATCCCGCGCTATCCGCAGCTGCACGCGGACCACATTCAAGGAAATATCACCTTGGCCACGCTCATCGCGGATGGAAAACGCCGCGAGGCCGCCACGCTTGCGCATGACAGCCTCATGAATACCTGCGAGAAAATCCTCGCCGTACTGGACGATTAG
- a CDS encoding acetyl/propionyl/methylcrotonyl-CoA carboxylase subunit alpha, translating to MQIKTVLIANRGEIAVRIARVARDLGIKSIAIYSEADAGALHTQVADEAYALPGNTAADTYMNVPALLDIAVRAGADAIHPGYGFLSENADFARTVTEAGMIWIGPSPESIELLGDKIAARRVAEEVGAPLAPGTSDPIDDWQEARAFAEEHGLPIAIKAAYGGGGRGLKVVDNMEEIEGAFNSAGREAMEAFGRAECYVEKFLTHPRHVEAQVLADTHGNVRVLGTRDCSTQRRFQKLIEEAPAPALSDAQRNGIIEGARSICSKVGYTGAGTVEYIVSEDGTISFLEVNTRVQVEHPVTEVVTGTDIIAEQFRIAAGEPLSFDEDPQSQGHAFEFRINAEDILNGFAPCPGTIVSFEPPTGPGIRVDSAVRSGSIIPPYYDSLIAKLVVWGPTREIALARARFALREFTVTGVRTVLPFHRDMMDEPALIGTAAPADDAAAAGASEIGVFTDWVDHNYRPSAANQVEKVEAIYTQRRTVAVEIDGKLVNVGVPVDFLAAPGAASAGGSASTAPSSAGAQSTDDNAVTSPFEANLVAWNVADGDTVAEGDAIATVEAMKMESAIKAPRGGTIKLLAAEGDRLDSSKVIATID from the coding sequence ATGCAGATTAAAACCGTCCTCATTGCTAACCGCGGCGAGATTGCCGTGCGTATCGCCCGCGTCGCCCGCGACCTGGGTATAAAGTCCATCGCCATTTATTCCGAAGCGGATGCTGGTGCCTTGCATACCCAGGTAGCGGATGAAGCTTATGCGCTGCCGGGCAATACCGCGGCCGATACCTACATGAACGTGCCCGCGCTGCTCGATATCGCGGTGCGCGCCGGCGCCGATGCCATCCACCCGGGCTACGGCTTCTTGTCCGAGAACGCCGACTTTGCCCGCACAGTTACCGAGGCCGGCATGATCTGGATTGGCCCTTCCCCGGAGTCCATCGAGTTGCTCGGTGACAAGATCGCTGCGCGCCGCGTGGCCGAGGAGGTCGGCGCGCCGCTGGCACCGGGTACCTCCGATCCCATCGATGACTGGCAGGAGGCCCGCGCCTTTGCCGAAGAGCACGGCCTGCCCATCGCTATCAAGGCCGCTTATGGCGGCGGCGGACGCGGCTTGAAGGTCGTGGACAATATGGAAGAGATTGAGGGCGCGTTCAACTCCGCCGGCCGCGAGGCCATGGAGGCGTTCGGCCGCGCGGAGTGCTACGTGGAGAAATTCCTCACCCACCCGCGCCACGTCGAGGCCCAGGTGCTGGCCGATACGCACGGCAATGTGCGCGTTCTCGGCACCCGCGATTGCTCCACCCAGCGCCGCTTCCAAAAGCTCATTGAGGAGGCTCCGGCGCCCGCGCTTTCCGACGCCCAACGCAACGGCATCATCGAAGGCGCGCGCTCCATTTGTTCCAAGGTGGGCTACACCGGCGCCGGCACCGTGGAATACATCGTTTCCGAGGACGGCACCATTTCCTTCCTCGAGGTCAATACCCGCGTCCAGGTCGAGCACCCAGTTACCGAGGTAGTCACCGGCACCGATATCATCGCCGAGCAATTCCGCATCGCGGCCGGCGAACCGCTGTCCTTTGATGAGGATCCGCAGTCCCAGGGTCACGCTTTTGAGTTCCGCATCAATGCCGAGGACATCCTCAATGGCTTCGCCCCGTGCCCCGGCACCATCGTCTCCTTCGAGCCGCCCACCGGCCCGGGCATCCGCGTGGATTCCGCGGTGCGCTCTGGCTCTATCATCCCGCCGTACTATGACTCCCTGATTGCCAAGCTCGTGGTGTGGGGCCCGACCCGTGAGATCGCGCTAGCCCGCGCCCGCTTTGCCCTGCGCGAGTTCACCGTCACCGGCGTGCGCACCGTGCTGCCGTTCCACCGCGACATGATGGATGAGCCTGCACTCATCGGCACCGCCGCCCCAGCAGACGATGCCGCTGCCGCCGGCGCCTCCGAAATTGGCGTATTTACGGACTGGGTGGATCACAACTACCGCCCGTCTGCCGCCAACCAGGTGGAAAAGGTCGAGGCCATCTACACCCAGCGCCGCACTGTGGCCGTAGAAATCGACGGCAAGTTGGTCAACGTCGGCGTGCCCGTGGACTTCCTCGCCGCGCCGGGCGCCGCCTCGGCCGGTGGTTCTGCCTCCACCGCGCCGTCTTCGGCCGGCGCGCAGTCCACCGATGACAATGCGGTTACCTCCCCGTTCGAGGCCAACCTCGTGGCCTGGAACGTTGCGGACGGCGATACCGTGGCCGAGGGCGATGCCATCGCCACCGTCGAGGCCATGAAGATGGAATCGGCCATCAAGGCTCCGCGCGGCGGTACCATCAAGCTCCTGGCCGCAGAAGGTGACCGTCTGGATTCCTCCAAGGTCATCGCGACCATCGATTAG
- a CDS encoding 5-oxoprolinase/urea amidolyase family protein, translating into MHINFVGTRALLIDLDGLNQVMDWHAALSAKPLKNQVDCIAAATTLLLTFEAPDSARDAAEFLQDFSPAAATAAEARTVEIDVLYDGEDVDEAADLLGLSREALIDWHTSTEWTAAFGGFAPGFTYCAPSDPSQARAVPRRSSPRTAVPAGAVGIAGEFSAVYPRVSPGGWQLLGTTNTPMWDSNANPPALVQPGDRVRYRSVDKLPELVDHSARSKRAPARLPRMEVIDAGLLTLYQDLGRPGVGDLGVTPSGAADRAAAATANVAVGNPRGATVLENIGGIKLHALTDTVICVTGATARVRLGEMPVHLARPVLVTAGQTVTVDPATVGMRNYVAIRGGIIAESELGSAATDVLSGLGPDPVTTGDVIGVLPRSTGMTDAQLVNPLRVRESSDGKTRATLRCVLGPRDDWFGDNVSAFLDTEWTVTSDSNRVGLRLDGEEPIERVKDGELPSEGMVAGSIQIPPNGKPVVFLRDHAVTGGYPVIATVLEEDIDIAAQLPPGARVNFELVAPQALNTGEQNAD; encoded by the coding sequence ATGCACATTAATTTTGTGGGCACGCGCGCGTTGCTCATTGACCTGGATGGATTGAACCAGGTCATGGATTGGCACGCGGCGCTTTCTGCCAAGCCGTTGAAGAATCAGGTGGACTGCATCGCGGCCGCCACCACCCTGCTGCTGACGTTTGAAGCGCCGGATTCGGCGCGCGATGCGGCCGAATTCCTGCAGGACTTCTCCCCTGCCGCCGCGACGGCCGCGGAGGCCCGAACGGTAGAAATCGATGTGCTCTATGACGGCGAGGATGTGGACGAGGCCGCAGACCTGCTGGGGCTTTCGCGCGAGGCGCTCATTGACTGGCATACCTCTACCGAGTGGACCGCGGCATTCGGTGGCTTTGCCCCGGGCTTTACCTACTGTGCGCCGTCGGATCCCTCCCAGGCGCGTGCTGTGCCCCGCCGCTCCAGTCCCCGTACCGCGGTGCCGGCCGGTGCCGTAGGCATTGCGGGCGAATTTTCCGCGGTGTACCCGCGCGTTTCCCCGGGCGGCTGGCAGCTTTTGGGTACCACCAATACGCCGATGTGGGATTCCAATGCCAACCCGCCGGCGCTGGTACAGCCGGGCGACCGCGTGCGCTATCGCAGCGTGGATAAGCTGCCGGAGCTTGTTGATCACTCTGCCCGCTCGAAGCGCGCCCCTGCCCGCTTGCCGCGCATGGAGGTTATCGATGCCGGCCTGCTCACCCTCTACCAGGACTTGGGCCGCCCAGGTGTGGGCGATCTCGGCGTGACCCCCTCCGGTGCTGCCGACCGCGCCGCCGCCGCGACCGCCAACGTGGCCGTGGGCAACCCGCGCGGGGCAACAGTGCTGGAGAATATCGGCGGCATTAAGCTCCACGCGCTCACCGATACCGTCATTTGCGTCACCGGCGCGACCGCGCGTGTGCGCCTCGGCGAGATGCCGGTTCACCTTGCTCGCCCCGTGCTGGTCACGGCCGGGCAAACCGTCACGGTGGACCCTGCAACGGTAGGCATGCGCAATTACGTGGCCATCCGCGGCGGCATCATCGCCGAATCCGAGCTCGGCTCGGCGGCCACCGACGTCCTTTCTGGCCTGGGCCCGGACCCGGTCACCACCGGCGATGTCATCGGCGTGCTGCCGCGCTCTACCGGCATGACCGACGCCCAGCTGGTTAACCCACTGCGCGTGCGTGAAAGCTCCGACGGCAAAACCCGCGCCACCCTGCGCTGCGTACTCGGACCGCGCGATGACTGGTTTGGTGATAATGTTTCCGCCTTCCTGGATACCGAGTGGACCGTCACCTCGGATTCCAACCGCGTGGGTCTGCGTCTCGATGGCGAAGAACCGATTGAACGCGTCAAGGACGGCGAGCTTCCCTCCGAGGGCATGGTCGCCGGCTCGATCCAAATCCCACCTAATGGCAAGCCCGTAGTCTTCCTGCGCGATCATGCTGTGACCGGCGGTTACCCGGTCATCGCCACCGTCTTGGAAGAAGACATTGATATTGCCGCGCAGCTGCCACCCGGCGCGCGCGTGAACTTTGAACTCGTAGCACCCCAAGCCTTGAACACTGGAGAACAGAATGCAGATTAA
- a CDS encoding LamB/YcsF family protein, which translates to MASLHIDLNADLGETTAGNPVADDAAMLEMVSSANVATGFHAGDPHSIAGTLKAAAEAGVTVGAHVGYNDAAGFGRRFIDYNPDELADEVTYQIGALDALARANGTTVSYVKPHGAMYNAIVKDEAQAEAVIKGIKAFGDLPVMLLPGGVAVDVAKRSGLTVIREAFADRNYSPDGTLVSRKEANAVLGSADEVVQRVLEVAQTGSITAVDGTKLEVDAQSVCTHGDSPGAVKLLRGVVERLREEGIEIRSFI; encoded by the coding sequence ATGGCCTCGCTCCATATCGATCTCAATGCGGATTTGGGAGAAACCACTGCGGGCAATCCGGTCGCAGATGACGCGGCGATGCTGGAAATGGTGTCCTCCGCAAACGTGGCTACCGGCTTCCATGCGGGCGACCCACACTCGATTGCCGGCACGCTCAAGGCGGCAGCAGAAGCAGGCGTGACCGTAGGCGCGCACGTAGGTTATAACGACGCCGCAGGTTTCGGCCGCCGTTTTATCGATTACAACCCGGACGAGCTTGCAGACGAGGTGACCTACCAAATTGGCGCGCTCGACGCTTTGGCCCGTGCCAATGGCACCACGGTTTCCTATGTGAAGCCGCACGGTGCGATGTATAACGCAATCGTCAAAGATGAGGCGCAGGCAGAAGCCGTCATCAAGGGCATTAAGGCCTTTGGGGACTTGCCGGTGATGTTGCTGCCAGGGGGTGTAGCGGTGGACGTCGCCAAGCGCAGCGGGCTTACCGTCATCCGTGAGGCCTTTGCGGACCGCAACTACAGCCCCGATGGCACGCTGGTCTCGCGCAAGGAGGCCAATGCGGTGCTGGGCAGCGCCGATGAGGTGGTGCAGCGAGTACTTGAGGTGGCGCAGACCGGCTCGATTACGGCCGTGGATGGCACGAAGCTCGAGGTGGATGCGCAATCCGTATGCACCCACGGCGATTCGCCCGGCGCGGTGAAGCTGCTGCGCGGCGTGGTGGAGCGCCTGCGGGAAGAAGGCATCGAGATTCGGAGCTTTATCTAA
- a CDS encoding CAP domain-containing protein, whose product MFTPKVHFSAKKFVAPALAAAVALGVGVAPAEASSSFGKFGRVNLPVPSANPPAAPAAAAKPVAPASNRVQNIINHTNAYRQAHGLRPVRANAALNGLAQDWANQLVRANKLSHRPQHWNYYPSNIPAGGENVLQAWSDYSDAQLVKLWYESPSHRKIMLDPRAKTIGVGVAINSEGKLYAVQNYGR is encoded by the coding sequence ATGTTTACCCCCAAAGTTCACTTCTCCGCTAAGAAGTTCGTCGCTCCGGCACTGGCAGCAGCCGTCGCCCTCGGTGTTGGCGTAGCTCCTGCAGAGGCGTCCAGCTCCTTCGGCAAATTCGGCCGCGTGAACCTTCCAGTACCATCCGCCAACCCGCCTGCCGCTCCGGCTGCCGCTGCAAAGCCGGTTGCTCCGGCCTCCAACCGCGTACAGAACATCATCAATCACACCAACGCTTACCGCCAGGCACACGGCCTGCGCCCGGTTCGCGCCAACGCCGCACTCAATGGACTGGCTCAGGATTGGGCAAACCAGCTGGTTCGCGCCAATAAGCTCAGCCACCGCCCACAGCACTGGAACTACTACCCTTCGAATATCCCGGCCGGCGGCGAGAACGTACTGCAGGCATGGAGCGACTACTCCGATGCACAGCTGGTAAAGCTCTGGTACGAATCCCCGAGCCACCGCAAGATCATGCTCGACCCGCGCGCCAAGACCATCGGAGTCGGCGTTGCCATTAACTCTGAAGGCAAGCTCTACGCTGTCCAAAACTACGGCCGCTAA
- a CDS encoding fructose-specific PTS transporter subunit EIIC, producing MRVMSTTESSPLILAITACPTGIAHTYMAAENLEAAAQELGYRIKIETHGSIGVEGAFSKQDIEEADAIVIGADTVISKDRFHGKRLEATGVDEAIKHPKELLSRSLSASRWEGSSERTEEEAPGKNSVGQTLYKALMNGVSHMIPFVVTGGLLIAVALSIGGTPTPEGMAIPEDSFWNTVNELGALAFSLMVPVLSGYIAVGIADRPGLAPGLITGLIATTGSLYGSEAGAGFLGGIVTGILSGYVALAIKKIPVHKFIAPIWPIIVIPIFTTLIVGLIFILLIGAPVSAAFEAMTNYLAGMQGSSVIVLGLILGAMIAFDMGGPFNKTAFLFGGGMIAAGNAAPMGMAACAIAVPPLAVGVATLLRRRWFTKAENDAGIAALFMGFFGITEGAIPLAAARPLQVIPANVAGGAVAGALAGLFGAQDHVMHGGPIVAVLGAVDNVVGFFIAMLAGIVVCAGLILLLVGLTQRKDKPLVAVDTISLDKDLGSSSEEVIRSMVKLTSARMSDAEAVASAALKRESTRSTGVGHGVAIPHARSAGVKVPTLAFARLPQGITWAEGEDPTTLAFLIAVPDNAGKQHLKLLSKLARNIMKEDFRAQLHGAKTRKEAADIISSVLSPVPSTDKATATTPA from the coding sequence ATGAGAGTCATGAGCACTACAGAGTCATCGCCCCTCATCCTCGCCATCACGGCGTGTCCGACGGGCATCGCGCACACCTATATGGCGGCCGAGAACCTCGAGGCCGCAGCCCAAGAGCTGGGCTACCGCATCAAAATTGAAACTCATGGTTCCATCGGCGTCGAGGGAGCCTTTAGCAAGCAAGACATCGAGGAAGCCGACGCCATTGTCATTGGTGCCGATACGGTCATTTCCAAGGACCGCTTCCACGGCAAGCGTCTCGAAGCCACCGGTGTGGACGAGGCCATCAAGCACCCGAAGGAACTGCTCAGCAGGTCCTTGAGCGCTTCGCGCTGGGAGGGCTCTTCCGAAAGGACGGAAGAAGAGGCGCCTGGTAAAAATAGCGTTGGCCAAACCTTGTACAAGGCGCTGATGAACGGCGTCTCGCACATGATCCCGTTCGTGGTGACCGGTGGTCTGCTCATTGCGGTCGCCCTCTCCATCGGCGGCACGCCCACGCCTGAGGGCATGGCGATTCCGGAAGATAGCTTCTGGAACACGGTCAATGAGCTCGGCGCCCTGGCGTTCTCGCTGATGGTCCCAGTCCTCTCCGGCTACATTGCGGTGGGCATCGCGGATCGCCCAGGCCTTGCCCCTGGCCTTATTACGGGCCTCATCGCCACCACCGGCTCGCTTTACGGTTCTGAGGCGGGCGCCGGATTCTTGGGCGGCATTGTCACCGGTATTTTGTCCGGTTATGTGGCTCTTGCCATTAAGAAGATTCCGGTGCACAAATTCATCGCACCGATTTGGCCTATCATCGTCATCCCGATTTTCACCACGCTCATCGTGGGCCTCATCTTCATTTTGCTCATTGGCGCACCGGTCTCGGCCGCGTTCGAGGCAATGACCAACTATCTCGCTGGAATGCAGGGCTCCTCCGTCATCGTGCTGGGCCTAATCCTGGGCGCCATGATCGCCTTCGATATGGGTGGTCCCTTCAATAAAACGGCTTTCCTCTTCGGCGGCGGCATGATCGCGGCCGGCAATGCTGCACCAATGGGCATGGCGGCATGTGCGATTGCAGTACCTCCCCTCGCCGTGGGCGTAGCGACGCTGCTGCGCCGCCGCTGGTTTACCAAGGCCGAAAATGATGCGGGCATCGCCGCGTTGTTCATGGGATTCTTCGGCATTACCGAGGGCGCCATTCCGCTCGCGGCCGCACGCCCGCTACAGGTCATCCCCGCCAATGTTGCCGGTGGTGCCGTAGCCGGTGCGCTCGCCGGTCTTTTCGGTGCACAAGACCACGTCATGCACGGCGGCCCGATCGTCGCGGTGCTCGGCGCGGTAGATAACGTCGTTGGCTTCTTTATCGCCATGCTTGCCGGCATCGTGGTTTGCGCTGGCCTTATTCTCCTGCTGGTGGGATTGACGCAGCGCAAGGATAAGCCACTTGTTGCAGTCGATACGATTAGCCTCGATAAAGATCTGGGTTCTTCTAGCGAAGAGGTCATTCGCTCCATGGTGAAGCTCACCTCCGCGCGCATGTCTGATGCCGAGGCGGTCGCTAGCGCCGCATTGAAGCGCGAATCTACCCGTTCCACTGGTGTGGGTCACGGTGTGGCCATTCCGCACGCTCGGTCTGCCGGGGTGAAGGTACCAACTCTCGCCTTCGCCCGCCTGCCCCAGGGCATCACGTGGGCAGAGGGCGAAGACCCGACTACCTTGGCCTTCCTCATTGCTGTTCCGGATAACGCTGGAAAGCAGCACCTCAAGCTGCTGTCCAAGCTGGCGCGCAACATCATGAAGGAGGACTTCCGCGCCCAGCTCCACGGTGCGAAGACGCGCAAGGAAGCCGCCGACATCATTTCCTCGGTACTCTCCCCTGTACCATCGACGGACAAGGCAACCGCGACCACCCCAGCCTAA